Proteins encoded together in one Scytonema millei VB511283 window:
- a CDS encoding response regulator transcription factor, with protein sequence MKETSVKEHKRLLLIDDDPNLILLVKDYLEFRGYEVITAENGREALEVLEQEIPDMIICDVMMPEMDGYQFVNQVRQDERTSWIPILFLSAKGQSQDKIKGLNIGADVYMVKPFEPEELVAQVEASLKQAYRQRQQSGSNGENETKIQVPFDVHLTQTELKVVQYVARGLANRDIAEELNVSQRTVESHVSNMLGKTGLHNRTELARWAIENQMA encoded by the coding sequence ATGAAGGAAACTAGCGTAAAAGAGCACAAGCGACTGCTATTAATAGATGATGACCCCAACCTCATATTACTCGTCAAGGATTACCTAGAATTCCGAGGCTATGAGGTCATCACCGCAGAAAACGGGCGAGAGGCTTTAGAAGTTCTGGAGCAGGAAATTCCAGATATGATTATCTGTGACGTGATGATGCCAGAAATGGATGGCTATCAGTTTGTCAATCAGGTAAGACAAGACGAACGCACCAGTTGGATTCCGATTCTATTTCTTTCTGCCAAGGGTCAAAGCCAAGACAAAATCAAAGGTTTAAACATCGGTGCTGATGTCTACATGGTTAAACCATTCGAGCCAGAGGAACTAGTGGCTCAAGTGGAAGCTTCTCTCAAACAAGCTTATCGCCAGAGACAACAATCAGGTAGCAACGGCGAAAACGAGACAAAAATTCAAGTTCCTTTTGACGTGCATCTGACGCAAACAGAGCTAAAAGTCGTGCAGTACGTGGCGAGAGGTCTAGCTAATCGCGACATTGCCGAAGAACTGAATGTGAGTCAGCGGACAGTAGAAAGCCATGTGTCTAATATGCTTGGTAAAACGGGACTGCACAATCGTACTGAACTGGCACGTTGGGCAATTGAAAATCAAATGGCATGA